From Nicotiana tabacum cultivar K326 chromosome 15, ASM71507v2, whole genome shotgun sequence, the proteins below share one genomic window:
- the LOC107761958 gene encoding uncharacterized protein LOC107761958, giving the protein MDDDSFRARVHKVFGALSSSAPSSAWSLTDDEVEKKEWNRSALKEDDDQTLSSSSYDGLFKQNRRRNMNDPNDEESGFEHPNDVWDIRSSIGLDSTLDNEDEEDEYDRVAEGRVGAGDRLYMKNVIDQETSYDPSGRSIRRDARANHMAAQVRLKEDADAAVKCETHFDGITLYGEQHSTEPLQVDSKVKPILKRARKSENGELKSAKRVRFNPSCKDECEGASELEVSWAAPAAANSSSQENESILDNSRPNVPDHILNPSKYIHYSLDSSSKLDDESNIQACAYLLEEVKKLKHDQLARETMDVSATNPKSPAFVPRQKNSYAIAANDATPSKEMIKDACNESLHPKGFPVAIAAVEAQESGDPMEEDMEAHVGDNNIVSHKQERSYRRTRSIGYIPFARNNC; this is encoded by the exons ATGGACGATGACAGCTTCAGAGCCCGTGTACACAAAGTTTTCGGCGCTCTCTCTTCATCAGCACCGTCGTCGGCGTGGTCTCTCACCGACGATGAAGTGGAGAAGAAAGAGTGGAACCGGAGCGCACTGAAAGAGGATGATGACCAAACCCTTTCTTCTTCGTCATATGATGGATTATTCAAACAAAATCGCAGGAGGAACATGAATGATCCAAATGATGAGGAAAGTGGTTTTGAGCACCCTAATGATGTTTGGGATATCAGATCCTCCATTGGCTTGGATTCCACGCTTGATAATGAG GACGAGGAAGATGAATATGATAGAGTGGCGGAAGGCAGAGTGGGTGCTGGTGATCGCTTGTACATGAAGAATGTTATTGATCAGGAAACATCTTATGATCCTTCAGGACGTAGCATCCGTAGAGACGCACGTGCAAATCATATGGCTGCACAAGTTAGGCTGAAGGAAGATGCTGATGCTGCTGTGAAATGTGAAACTCATTTTGATGGTATCACTCTATATGGTGAGCAGCATTCTACTGAACCACTTCAGGTTGATAGTAAGGTGAAGCCAATTTTGAAAAGAGCAAGGAAATCTGAGAATGGTGAGCTCAAGTCCGCGAAACGAGTCAGGTTTAATCCTAGTTGTAAAGATGAATGTGAAGGGGCATCAGAGCTAGAAGTTTCTTGGGCAGCTCCTGCAGCAGCAAATTCTAGTTCTCAAGAAAATGAATCTATTCTTGACAACAGTAGGCCGAATGTTCCTGATCATATTCTCAACCCTTCAAAGTATATTCACTATAGTTTGGATTCTTCTAGCAAGCTTGATGATGAATCAAATATTCAAGCTTGCGCATACCTTCTCGAGGAGGTTAAGAAGTTGAAGCATGATCAATTGGCACGAGAAACTATGGATGTGTCAGCTACTAATCCTAAATCACCAGCCTTTGTACCTAGGCAGAAGAACTCATATGCTATAGCAGCAAATGATGCAACTCCGTCAAAGGAAATGATTAAAGATGCTTGTAATGAATCGTTGCACCCAAAAGGCTTTCCGGTTGCCATTGCCGCTGTAGAGGCTCAAGAAAGTGGAGATCCAATGGAAGAGGATATGGAAGCACATGTAGGTGACAATAACATCGTGTCCCATAAACAAGAACGCAGCTATCGAAGAACTCGATCAATTGGTTATATTCCTTTTGCGAGGAACAATTGTTGA